DNA sequence from the Megalops cyprinoides isolate fMegCyp1 chromosome 24, fMegCyp1.pri, whole genome shotgun sequence genome:
gtaatataatcccACTGACGTTTTTAAACTGTTCCCTAACAGATCTCTGTCCACTGGAATTGTGCTGTAAGTCTGCCTGTTGTTGGCAGCCCTTCTGACACGACTGGTCTGGGATCTGTAGAGGCCCGCAGAGAGTCAGGATGTCTGATGGGTTTTATTCCTGCATGAAGGAACCAGGATCAGCGGGCTACCTCTCCTGTTTGAGTGTCCTATGGGACGAGTGGTTGGGGCTGGGGAGTTTGGAGGACTACCTCAGCTATCTGGACTACCTGGTGTGGGTGTTCACCCCACTGGCCATAGTCTTCATCCTGCCCTTCTtcatcctgctgctcctctacctctccatcctcttcctccatgTCTACAAGTTCAAGAACGAGCTCAGGGAGGCGTACTCCAACAACCTGTGGGACGGGGCGAGGAAAACACTGGCCACTCTGTGGGATGGACACGGCACCATCTGGCATGGTaacgactgtgtgtgtgtgtgtgtgtgtgtgtgagagagagagagagtgtgtaaggggtgtctgcatgtgcgtgtgtgagacagcaaggtgtgtgtgcacgtgtgtgtgtgtgtgtgtgtgcgcatgcatgtgtgtaagcaAATTAtggtatgtgagtgtgtgacagttattgtgtacatgtgtatgcgtgcacatggttgtgtatgtgtacatgatAGTGTATTGGGTAAACAAAAGGTTTCCAGCACCTCATTATGTCAATTCAACAAGAGTCACTAGAACTTTCCCACCTTCACATGCTAGTGTTTATAGATCTGAACTATTTTGTGCCTTAATTGAAGTTTCTGTCTCTCCACAGGCTATGAGATCCACGGTTTAGAGAAGATTCCAGACCAAGGTCCTGCACTAATTGTTTATTATCATGGAGCCATTCCTATAGACTATTACTACTTCCTGGCCAAGGTCATTCTGCACAAAGGGAGAACCTGTCACTCTGTTGCTGATTACTTCCTGTTTAAGGTTCCAGGTAAACTGTTTTGGGTCAGATTTCTATGAGGCATTCTTTGACAACTAAGATAATAATCAGATGTTCACAGGAACTCGGGAGAGCTTTAACGGAGGCCCTGTCataagatagatagatagagatagatagatatgtactttattaatcccagtgggaaattaagtACCACTGCTGCTGGCTACAGCTTTAAGAACACGTAGCTATGACCGAAGGAAGCAGGGCTGTTCTTTAAATGCCTTAAGTGTGGTCAGCCAGTAGCGAGGGCCTACTTGCATTCCTCAGTTTCACCACAGTGAGGCGCTGCAATCCTATACTGTAGACAGGTAGAGcagtggtggtagtggtgggggtgggggttaagTGTTCGGGGGTGGCAGGTCTCTCTAACCAGGTTTTACagggaagccccccccccccccaaccctaaccctgaacgctaaccctaaccctaaccccccccaaccctaaccctgaaccctaacccccccaaccctaacccccccaaccctaaccctaaccctgaaccctaacccccccaaccccaaccctaaccttgaaccctaaccctaaccctaaccccccaaccctaaccctaaccctaaccctaaccccccaaccctaaccctgaaccctaaccctaaccctaaccctaaccctgaaccctaacccccccaacCCTAATCCCGAACCCTAATCcccccctaaccctaacccccccaaccctaaccctaaccctaaccccccccaaccctaaccctaaccctaaccctaacccccccaaccctaaccctgaaccctaacccctaaccctaaccctaaccctgaaccctaaccccccccaaccctaaccctgaaccctaaccctaaccctgaaccctaacccccccaacCCTAATCCCGAACCCTTATcccccccaaccctaaccctgaaccctaaccctaaccctaaccctaacccccccaaccctaaccctaaccctaacccccccaaccctaaccctgaaccctaaccctaaccctaaccctaacccctaacccctaaccctaaccctgaaccctaacccccccccaaccctaaTCCCGAAccctaatcccccccccccccccccccccccaaccctaaccctgaaccctgaaccctaaccctaaccctaaccctgaaccctaaccccccccccccagggttcaggctgctgctggaggtgttCAGTGTGTTCCACGGCCCGCGGGAGGAGTGTGTCAAAGCCCTGCAGAGCGGCCACCTGCTGGCCATCTCCCCAGGGGGCGTGCGAGAGGCCCTGTTCAGCGACGAGACCTATCCCCTGCTCTGGGGCCGGCGGCAGGGCTTCGCCCAGGTGGCCATCGACTCGCGAGCGGTGAGCAGCTTACCTGCGGCGGGTTCACCTGCGTCCCCCTCACCTGGGCGTGGGACAGGCCGGAAACGTGAAATATCAGCAACGGtgactttccctctctctttcagcccATTATTCCAATGTTCACGCAGAACGTCAGGGAAGGATTCAGGTCTCTGGGAAATTTAAgtaagttacattttatttaacttaCTTATTTTTTGAACATTCTTTGCAAGTGCACAAAAATTAAGTTGTGCATTTCACATAGATCAGCAGATtctttcttcatatttttttcctaacaGCAGGAGGCATAATGTGATTCGcggttgtttcttttttttattatttattgaaggaatgatacaatacaaattaaataatacattacactttccttctttttttgttttggaacgAAATAcccttcccccaccctccccaaacATACCTTAGGAGCTGGTgtgtacaaaatacaacattgcatacacattacattgcatatacAATTACAAATGCACATTCTCACAGCCATACCCCCACATTGTCTGAGGCATAGGTCCACACATATCTACAACAGAGTAGTTCGAAATACGCATATTGACAATGTGTTAGCCATCCTTTCTGTTGCTGTCTTTCAGGGCCTTTCCGTTGGGTGTATGAGCGATTTCGGGTTCCGGTGGCGCCAGTTTACGGGGGGTTTCCTGTCAAATTT
Encoded proteins:
- the LOC118771266 gene encoding transmembrane protein 68-like, whose amino-acid sequence is MSDGFYSCMKEPGSAGYLSCLSVLWDEWLGLGSLEDYLSYLDYLVWVFTPLAIVFILPFFILLLLYLSILFLHVYKFKNELREAYSNNLWDGARKTLATLWDGHGTIWHGYEIHGLEKIPDQGPALIVYYHGAIPIDYYYFLAKVILHKGRTCHSVADYFLFKVPGFRLLLEVFSVFHGPREECVKALQSGHLLAISPGGVREALFSDETYPLLWGRRQGFAQVAIDSRAPIIPMFTQNVREGFRSLGNLRPFRWVYERFRVPVAPVYGGFPVKFRTYLGDPIQYDPNITAAELADKAQRAVQSLIDKHQRIPGNVLRALLERFHRRRKEE